The Mercenaria mercenaria strain notata chromosome 8, MADL_Memer_1, whole genome shotgun sequence genome has a segment encoding these proteins:
- the LOC123523036 gene encoding BTB/POZ domain-containing protein 1-like yields MDRDKLGKDDAPAAKNQRSTESNGRANQNTSGTRNHSNSNGANTVSAMIANSSSQANLNACANPITGERECENDRAESSLSLASINLSDYSGSSSSLSSQIIPVSSAPSASPSLANQANAPYNWQASKTAVKERLAYLINTEIMSDIQFRVGKPPNDQLIPAHKFVLSVGSAVFDAQFNGPMATKDGIVEIPDVEPAAFLALLKFLYADEVNIGPETVMTTLYTAKKYAVPALEKACVDFLKRNLSSDNAFMLLTQARLFDEPQLAALCLETIDKSTSEALNAEGFTDIDHDTLCVVLERDTLGIRESKLCTAVFRWSEAECKRRTIQPTPENQRQTLGRALRLIRFPLMSIEEFAMGPAQSGILDDREVVQLFLYFTVNPKPSINFQDVPRCCLTGKEQVVSRFCQIESRWGYSGTSDRIRFMVNRRIFVVGFGLYGSIHGPTEYQVNIQILQSDNGKVIGVNDTSFQCDGSNSTFRVMFKEPVEILPNVSYTACSTLKGPDSYYGSKGLRKVTHESVSGGKVTFQFHYAAGNNNGTSVEDGQVPEIIFYT; encoded by the exons ATGGACAGAGATAAGCTAGGCAAAGATGATGCTCCAGCTGCCAAGAACCAACGCAGCACCGAGTCAAATGGTCGCGCTAACCAAAATACTTCTGGCACGAGAAATCACAGCAATTCAAATGGGGCAAACACTGTATCTGCAATGATAGCTAACAGCTCGTCACAAGCCAATCTGAATGCATGTGCTAATCCAATCACAGGAGAACGAGAATGTGAAAATGACAGAGCTGAGTCAAGTTTATCGTTGGCTTCTATAAATTTAAGCGATTATTCAGGGTCTAGTAGCTCATTATCATCTCAGATTATCCCAGTGAGTAGTGCCCCATCTGCATCACCTAGTCTTGCTAATCAAGCCAACGCTCCATACAACTGGCAGGCATCTAAAACAGCTGTGAAGGAGAGACTTGCGTACTTGATAAACACTGAAATTATGAGTGATATACAGTTTCGTGTTGGAAAACCACCTAATGACCAACTCATACCAGCTCACAAATTTGTACTTTCGGTTGGTTCGGCAGTTTTTGATGCTCAGTTTAATGGACCTATGGCAACAAAGGATGGTATAGTCGAGATACCAGATGTAGAGCCAGCTGCTTTTCTTGCTCTTCTCAAATTTCTCTACGCGGATGAGGTCAATATCGGACCAGAAACCGTGATGACTACACTCTACACAGCTAAGAAATATGCTGTACCAGCTCTCGAAAAGGCATGTGTGGATTTTTTAAAGCGAAATCTGAGCAGTGACAATGCTTTCATGCTTCTTACACAGGCAAGACTGTTTGATGAACCTCAGTTAGCTGCCCTTTGTTTAGAGACAATTGATAAGAGCACGTCTGAGGCGCTCAATGCAGAGGGCTTTACAGACATTGACCATGATACTCTTTGTGTGGTATTAGAGAGAGATACTCTAGGTATCAGAGAAAGTAAATTATGCACCGCAGTCTTTCGATGGTCAGAAGCTGAATGTAAACGAAGAACTATTCAGCCGACACCAGAAAACCAGCGTCAAACTTTAGGAAGAGCACTGCGTCTTATTCGGTTCCCACTGATGAGTATTGAGGAGTTTGCAATGGGCCCGGCTCAGAGTGGGATATTAGATGACAGGGAAGTAGTTCAGCTCTTCCTATACTTCACTGTGAATCCAAAGCCATCTATAAACTTTCAG GATGTCCCTCGTTGTTGTTTGACTGGAAAGGAGCAGGTTGTGTCTCGATTTTGTCAGATAGAAAGTCGTTGGGGTTACAGTGGAACCAGTGATCGGATCAG GTTTATGGTGAACCGTAGGATATTTGTGGTGGGCTTTGGTTTATACGGCAGTATACACGGACCTACAGAATACCAAGTTAATATACAG ATATTGCAGTCGGACAATGGGAAGGTGATAGGGGTGAATGATACAAGCTTTCAGTGTGATGGGTCAAACTCCACATTTCGTGTAATGTTCAAGGAACCTGTAGAGATATTGCCCAATGTTAGCTACACAGCATGCTCCACGCTCAAG GGACCTGATTCATACTACGGATCTAAGGGGCTACGGAAGGTTACACACGAGTCAGTTTCGGGTGGAAAGGTCACCTTTCAATTCCATTACGCTGCAGGAAACAACAACGGGACCTCAGTGGAAGATGGACAAGTGCCAGAgataatattttatacataa